The genomic DNA aatgattacagcgaGTAAAACCTGTTCCAATATTCATAAaggcacctgactattgttttaagttGTTAATTGTTGTAAAATTAAATATCTATCCTTTAATAAGTCTCTTTACTAATTGCCACAAAATCAGGCCTGGTGGTCGGAGGTGTAAAcacaaatcaacacaaacacttttctcGCAGTGATGTCCTAAATACAACCCTGAGACTTATTTATGAGGGATTGACTTAtttttccacaaacaaaaacttGCGCCATCATTTGAGAAATGctttaattaatataaaaagTATACACATATTGACTGTTTCATCATTTGCGTTTATCTTTGCTTCATGAAAGAACAAACGTGTTTTTCTTATCATGCTCAGCCTGTTTTGTATCCTCCTGTGTGCAGGTGAGGTTTCAGTATGCCTTTGAGACCGTGACGGGATTCATTCTTCCTTATACAGTCATCATAATCAGCTACGTCCTCATCCTGAGACGCCTGAGGCAGACCAAGTTCCGCCGAAAGGTCCGCAGCGAGAAACTCATCCTGGCTATTGTGgtgatgtttggcattttctgGCTGCCGTACCACGTTGTCAACATGATACAGGTGCGTGAGGGCATGTTCACAGTATCTTTGATCACATTAAATTGCTTTAAATCAATGATCTGATCTGTTGAATGAACACCGAGTTTGTTTTGGTCGCCCCAAGGTGGCAGCTGAGTGGTACCCAGAGAACTCACGCATAAGAGAAACGTGAGTAACCAAATATTTTCTCCACTTTCACCCACCcccttgattttttttcacataagCAATAGCACTGCAACTGCATTACAGAAAACATGAGGGTTTTGTctgattcattttcacacatatcTGCTGTGAAGTCTTTGCAATcgtttttgtgtctctttgtagtagttttatgtctctgtggtcattttgtgtcactccgtagttgttttgtgtctgttagTAGTCACTTTGttctctttgtagttgtgtggttttgcatctcttcataaatgttgttttttgggcTCTTTGTAgacattttgttgctgtgttaTGTCTATTGTGCCCATTTGTAGTAATTTTATGTCTCTTTCTTGTCACTTTCCaactctttgtggtcattttgtgtctccttgTAAATTGCTTTGCGTCTCTTTCAGTGACAATTTGCAggtgtagccccccccccccccgtcaatGAAGCTCTTAAGAATGCTACCAAACTTAAATTTCATCTTCCCAATCCCTAAATAATTGTTGCAGTTGTACTTGTGGTCTAAAATGTTCTGTCCACCTGCAGATTGGACCACATCACTCAGTCCAGTCGTGCCGTGACCTCAGCTTTGGCCTTCATCAGCAGTTGTGCCAACCCTGTCCTCTACACCTTCGCTGGGAAGTCCTACATCAGGCAGAACGGCTTTGCCTTCATGGCTCGGCTCTTTGAGGGTACGTCGTTGGACCAAACTGGAACCCAGAAGAGTCGGGTCATGGATAAAGACCATGTGGGAACCAGTACTGCTGACTCCTCGAACAGCACAGGAGCTTCTACTTTACATAATGGGAGCTGAGCGTTGAATGAACTTTGTGCATAAATGAGCGCGCTCTGACAGTGAATGTATTGTTTGTACCTGACAAGTATATCAGAACTgtaaatacttttgttttaatgcattttgtaGCAGTTAGAGAATTACAtttgaataagaaaaacaattagTTAACTACAAAATAACTCCATCATACGGTACTGTATCTACTTGGGTAGCAATTACattgtgagaaaaacaaactttcattCCTTAACAATTTTAGtccatttaacatttgaaatataCAAACTACAAATGTATTCATAACACTAATGCAGTTCGTAGGATAAGggaatatgtaaatatttatgcatgtacagtatttgtatacAGAATACACCCAGTTTTCTAGATTGTGATTGAAAACCTAAATGAAAGCTTAAGTTACTTTACGCTTTGTATTTTAGGTTTTGTCATCCAAGTTTTCATGATGCAATAGGACAACCGTTATCTTCAGTCTGTTGCACGACGTGGATCTCAACTTGAGTAATTTGTGAAGTGTTATGCACTTTTGTGTCGCTTTCAAAGCACTGTAACATTTTGTTGTATCCTCATCATTCAACAtgcaattttatttttcaataaagCAGAACTTACTGGCAACCGAGATGGTCAGATTAGATTTTAAAGCGCTACAAACATATTCAAGCCACTTGAAGAGCTTTGAAgagaattaaaacatttgttttgtgctgaaAGGAGTTTCAGCTGTTCTTATTTAAGATACATCAGGCAGCTATTTTACATAACTGTCATAGCCTCGCTGCCATGTTAGACTTACTAGTAACTAATATCCAACTACAGATGAACATACACAACTCAAGTCATCTGCAAATTAAAGACAATACAGTTTAACACAAAAATGCTTTATTTACGAGTGATTTTCACAGTTCATACATAACCTACTGTGTCACAAGACTACATTAAGCAGGGATTTAGATGTGCATAAATTCTAAGACAGTAAATCAGACTCTGGGTTTTTTGTAATTACCCTACAAATGTGACCACAGTATAGACAAACATATTTCAACTTCTAGATCCCAAACTGGGGCAATCCAGCAGTGGACGGTTGTGTTTACctgtaaaagcaaaaaaaagtatcaaTATCAATGCGGACAGACCAAATATAAAACACCCCTCAGTGTAACAAAGTAATTCAACAGCCCCACAAATTAAAGTTACTGCAGTACCACATGCAGTAGTGTACAAACATGTGCAATACACCGTTCAACCAAAAAAGACTGATACTGACCTTATCCAGATGGATCCAGTCCAGGCTCTTAaatcctaaaaaaacaaaaatgtgaccGTTAGTCTCGACTTGCAACACAACGAACATCCTCAACTAGTATCTGTATTGTCAAACCCATCAGTGCAGTGAAGAATAATCATGAGGTTCAGCTGAAACACGGACTCACATGCAAATCATCATTAAGGTTTGACTGTTTAACGCAGAACTCGAGCTTCAAGTTGAGTAGGACAGAGGAACGCAACAACCCTGCAGCAGGTGTAAATGATGCCTGGCGTTTGTAGTTACTGTTGGTCAAAACTAATGCAGTCCAACACAACAGTCCTGCGTCCATGAAGGTTTCCATGTTCCAGTAACTTATAGATGTTTATtcaactgtatgatcattttagaggatgtagtttgtggcactgttgaactgtattgcattatacagtGCAgggtttctgttatttagcctcCTCTTAATGATGTAAACAGGGTGGACAAAAATAgtaacacctgtcagtatagCACCTCAAAAGAAATCAAAGCCtcctttaaaatcaataaaaactgaTTACAAATGTAgaacttgaagcagttcagcatagTTGAAGTTATTGTACTCAGGATTCTTGCAGTTTTTCTACCCACATGgttgaaatgcacttattgtaagttgCTTTGGAAAAGTagtcagctaaataaataatgtaattataACCCTCTTGAAAATAGTTCTTATTGCAAGACTtttattagactgcattagatTTAGTTAGTCTTagctaataaactggcaactgagtgcaTCTTTATCACCCTAAATAACAGGATTGAAGTCTCTCAGCTGCACAAGAAACTAGTTTACATATAATTAACTTACATTATAATACAGTTCATGCATAGATGCACcacaaagcgctttacagaaAACCTGGGAGTTCATTATGCTACTAATTATGTGAGTTTTAATCCTAAAACATCACTCACTGAATGCTGCCTTTCAGTTTGAGCTGTAGTTTGTGGACTGAGGCCCAACAGGGCTCATCAGCTCAGACCATGAGGTCTGTTTGGCGCTAAAACAAGCGGCGAGCTAACAACGACCATTTGTGCGGAAATAACCGCAACAAACAGCCTCACGCAGATGCATAAAAACATCAACGGCGACACAAACAATGTAATCTCGTTCAAAACGTGAACATGTACCGTGAACGAAGCTCCACGCACGCTGGTTTTCGTCTCCCCGCAGAAACGCGTCCAACTTCCACCACCGCAACAAGGAAGAGAGGTCGTTAATGAAGCGGAGGCTCAATTTATCTCTTTATCAAAACCACGTGTTCGCTGTCCTCCGTCAGAAAACAAGCAGCTTCCGGGTCTGGCGTAGTAGGCTGTCAAGGAGCCAACAATTATAAAACACAtggcttttaaaaacaaaaaacaccaattATAAACAGCAaccattttattattaaaaagagatgttgttgttgtttttattatactGAAATGTATCTACAAACATACAGGCAGCATTCATCCAGCAGCTAAAGGTGCATTGTTGAGCATATAACTatataaataagtaataaaacacaacataagcCTTTGATGGTAAAATACTGATctaataaaacataaagtaaaaataatagtTATATGATTGTTAAGGGGACTTATCACATAAGTCCTCATAATACAGTAATATTACTAGAGCCTGATTTATAATGCATATTATACTATATTCCCCTTTactttgctttgctgtttctctttctccttttatgTTTCTTGTGTGtcttattttaactgttttgtttagTCTTTGATAATATTGGCAGTTGAATTTGATGTGACTCCTTcatgttgttgggttttttttttaatgcatgtAAACCAATAAACAAGAATCCATCCAATGTGTACTTGTGAAGAtttctcattaaaatgattagatttacactaaaatacaaatattttttgtcacattaaaatgtagCCACAATGTTTCTTTCCCCAATTAAAACCAAACCTAGTTTAATTGAATGTAAattcctgcctgcctgtcaaaagcactcataaaataaaggggtAACTTTctattacaaaatatacatgtattgTTTATAAAAGGcttaaaacacaatattttgtCATACTGGATTCATCATATATCTACTCTTTATGATTTAGCAAACCAATTAATGGTTCCAGCACTCTTGGAGCTACAGCGAGGATCCAAGcaaattaataatattaataatctCACTCTCTTTTGCACATCTTGTCCTCACTTATGGGTAAAACCTGTATGAGTTAAACTTAGTAAATTAGTTCACAGCTGTTTTTAGCCTTACATCTGCTCCGCTGACATGACAACATTTGGAAACCATGTTTCACTGAGTTAGCACATTGGTTATAGTAAGTTAATATGAATAGATAGCTGTATAGATAATCAGCTGTGTTTAAAGAAGTCTTTTAAAACTCATCCCCGGTGCTGCTCTAAACTACAAAATGACGTCGCTGCCTGGCTACGGAACTCCTATTGGTCCAAAACAGCTTGAAACGTCTCACTGACGCCACTCAGAGTGGTGCAGTCACAAAGAAACGGTGTAACCTGCAGCGACGTTCAGCTTTTTCCTTCAACATTGGACCGTAATTTAATGACCATGAGAGTTTTAATAGGTATGTATGTTATTTAAGAATTATATCGTTTTTAAAGTCGCTCGTAAAGGTCAATGTGACATAACGCTACcagctagctgttagctaatgttagcattgcAGGCATGAAATGAGTGTATTTACCAGTAAGTTAGGTGCGTGTTATGTTCGTCCAATGAATATTACAGTAAAAGAAGCGTGCCAACTATGTGATTAAGCCCAGGaaactgtcactgtgtttgtttttttaattgtttttgaaaGCTAAGTGCTAAAGTGATGCAGAAAGTCCTGTTTCGTAAGCATGTATAGTACGCATGCGCACCGTACTGACCGTGCTGAACTTAACATAACTGAAAGCATCCAGTAcgttgtgtgttcatgcatcaTAATGTAGCACaatcaacattattattattattattattagtagtagtagtagtagtagtagtagtagtagtagtagtaaaattAGGGCAAATACAACCCAactgtcttttctctcatccACATTCAATGTAACTGGATGGATTCTTTGGTTCTTCTGTTTCCATTTATCCATGTTGTCTTCCTTGTAGGAGGGGGGTCTGGCTTTGTGGGCCGTGAACTGACTCGCCTGCTCAGAGACAAAGGTCACGAGGTCACAGTGATATCTCGCCAGCCTGGTCCAGGCAAAATAACATGGGTATGATCTCAGGTTGATTCAGAGTTGTAGTCAAACAGTAGGGACCAAGGTCATTTCTCACCTTGTCTAACACCTGAGTCATCACAACGATTTTTTACGCTCCAATGTCTGTTGAATAGTATGGATTTCCTCTTTTTGCTGTATTGCAGATCACTCTACTTGTCTCCAAATCCAGAGTCATGTTTAAACTCCTGTGCTTTTATCCCCTCTGTGCTCCTGTAGGCTGAGTTGGAGTCTGGTGGCCTCCCACCATGTGAGGGCGCCGTCAACTTGGCTGGAGAGAATCTAATGAACCCACTACGATGGTGAGCAGTAAATAAACAGAGCCTGGGTAACGACTACATACAGCCACGCTCTTTCTAGTCTAGTAGAGAATACACTAAATAGTCTGTGGACGTTTGTGGACATTCCTGTTCAAAACGGTGGCCTTGGTCTGAGGTTTTTcatggctgtttttttcttgctgcaggttttttcctgtttcaacatgacaatgcccTCGTGCATAAAGCCCAGCCCATAAATAAATGGCCTGCTCAGTTGCAGCATTTGAATACATGATTAAGTTGCATTTGATCAACTAGAAATGAATGTAATGGGCACTTATTTGTGTAATATCTGCAGAGAATGAGTATTGCTGTGGGTACTTTGCCAGCTGTATTAATCTAGCTGGAtctgttttctttgtggttTCAGGTGGAATGAAAGCTATAAAAAAGATTTGTTCTCTAGTCGAATCGATACTACAAAAACTCTGGCTCAAGCCATTGCTGCTTCCTCCAGTCCCCCCCACTCCTGGGTGCTGGTATCAGGTGTAGGTGAGTCTCTGCCTAATAATAAAACTTGACATTCTGATTTGCTGCTAGTAGCAAGTCAGACCGGACAAACTCACAGATAATATAGACATTGACATCTGTTGTTGTATATTTCTTACTTTGCCTTTTGTCCCACAGCTTGTTACAAGCCCTGCCTGACAGCTCAGTATACAGAAGACAGTGAGTGGACACCATTTGACCTCCTCTCCAAACTTGTGAAAGAGTGGGAGGCCGCGGCACTTCTTCCTGAGAATGTGGCAAAAACCACCAAACAAGTCGTCATTAGGCCCGGTACGTAAAAAGTGCATATTTCACTTCAAGTAACAGCGGAAAATCCTGGGATTTTAATGCCAAGTGACCATCTTTTGAAGTTTCACACTGAACTCTCacgtgtttttcatgttttgcatAAAAGGACAACAGTTACATATTACATGTGCCTGCAGGGTCTAACTCTTCTTAGTTGCAGTTCCACTTTCAGATTAAGGCAGAAAGTTTGCTTTACATGAAtccagtggtgaaagaagtactcagatcttttacttaagtaaaagaagcaatacaacagtgtagaaatactctgttagaAGCATTCaatatttacttaagtaaaaaccCAAAAGTAGCATTAAAATATGATTCAAGtgcaaaataaaagtactcattatgcagaatcaCAATTTATATTTcacaataatataaattatattattggaaGTATAATTAtggatgcattaatgtgtacgtcactttcatgttgcagctggtaaaggtggggcttaTTTTCTACTATATATACTGCTATAGCTTGTGAATTTCATAAATGCAGAATTACACACTGTAGTGTAGGCGCtgattatgttttgtgttattaatctgaatctgcaaagtaactaaaggtttcaaataaatgtattagaGTAAAAAGTAGAGGAGTAggaagtagcagaaaatggaaatactcaagtacctcaaaattgttctTTAGTgcagtacttaagtaaatatatttagttaCCTTCCACCAATGGGTAAATCGTGCCTAGTACTATAGTATTTATATTaagtattttgttttgactCCATTCCTCGCCCCTCCACTAGGGGCAGTATTGGGCCGCAATGGCGGTGCCATGAAGCAAATGCTGCTGCCCTTCTGGCTCGGCCTCGGGGGCACTCTCGGGTCAGGAAGGCAGCCATTTCCCTGGATCCACGTGTCGGACCTGGCAGGAATCATCGCCCACGCCCTGGAGCCCCCTACTGATACTCTCTCCCCTTCACCTCAAGTGTTCAACGGAGTCGCGCCTGCAGTTAACACCAACTACGAGTTCACTAAAGAACTGGGCCGGGTCCTGAGGAGACCCACCATTTTTCCTGTGCCTGGCTTCGTCATGAACACCCTAATGGGCTCAGAGAGGGCCGTGGTCCTCATGCAGGGCCAGAAAGTCATACCAAAGAGGACTCAGGAGGCCGGATTTCAGTACAAGTACCCGGACTTGACCTCAGCCCTCAAAGAGATTGTTGGGAGTTAACAGAAGTTGAAAGAATGTGTGCTGACTTGAAGCTTTCTGTaactgtgtgttcatatttgcCATGTtagaatataaacaaatatgacTTAAATCAATACTTTAACAAGAACTCAGGATCATAAAGGGGCAGACgatacatactgtaaatcccACATTCTTCACATGTCCTTTGTCCTGTGCAGCAGCATTTGCCCTTTTATATAAAGGACTCTGATGCCAGATGTGAACAGCAGTCTGGATAATCTGGAGCAGTAGGGctaactaatgattattttcattatcgataaATCTGGACTATAAAACACCAGggaacagtaaaaaaaaaagatcagtaCACCCATCGCAGTGCAATCATTCCTTCATAATGACATTAATTTAAGGTTTAAGCAAAAGAAAGTTACCATGAAGACCACTGGTGTTTCTGGACTACAGGATTCTTTCAGTAGAGGGATTTTATTTATCCAGAAACATACAAGAGGAAATGTCTTATTCTCCATTTTGGGCCTTTTTAAAGTTCACATTAAGGTCCAAAATTGCAGCATACTTGTTACAAGAAATGGGCTGTTTTGTTGAAGGTAGGTGGTGCACAACAAAGCTGGGTAAAATACAGTAAGACTTGGTTATGACTTTTTATTAAAGTAATCAGACGTTACACGAGtcagtattttaacatttccaGTAAGGATATGCAGATGTTCTGATTAACTAAACGCTGATGACTCCTTGAACGGCAGTCTTATCTTGGTTTTAGTGTGCATTTCCGTTGTTTCAAAAGTCTAAAGAACGCATGGCTGCCTCGTTGAATCATTACTCTGAATCACTCTGGACGTCTTCCTCGACTTTCTGAATGATTGGCAGTTGATCTCCCCAGTCACTGTTCCGGGCGCAGCGGTACACGTCtctgataaaagaaaatgagacacaaGTTTCAGGCATATTGACTGAAGCCATAACCTTAATTCGGTGTCCAATAAAAGCAGCATACAACTATGCTTCCTGTCAATACTTTTTTGGATACAAGGAGTTGGAGTTTTGGAGTCAAGAATGTGTCACCATGTATTAAAAACAGCTGGCATTGAATATCTGGTCCATTTGtattattctttgatcagatagaGCTCCCCAtttaaaatcataatttctCCAATTTGGGACTATTTTATTTAGGCAAAGCTCTTGcccagctgcttgtgtttagacaaggTTGGCTGCTTTTGTTAAATTGAAAGTGAATTGGCATTTTTGTATCAGTAATCTTGGATATTGTATTGGCccaactataaaaaaaaaaaatcacaatcaaaTGCAATCAATTCCCAGCCCTAATGACCCCTGttaatttctgtttcttttaacTGATTCTTTCTATTTATGTACGTTAATCTATTAATACCTCTTTTAATAAACACTGCATATGTGTATCATAGACAGAGTATGAAACACCTGCCAAATGCTGGTAAAATCTGCCACCATTTTAATGAAGTTTTGAATGGCTCAGTTACAGGCAGCCCCTGATGCCTTTTTCAGACACCTCCTGTCATTTGACTAATATTTGCGCCTCATGGTGAAGTTGAAAAGTAAAGGTAAACAAGggaagaatgaaataaaaacaaaatctgggATGAGAAAAGGGTGTGAAACGTCCAGCCCTGCTCTCCCATAAATTCCAGACTACCCTCCCttaaacaaaaaggtaaaatagaCAACCCTCCCCCTTCTCCGACAACCCCCACC from Enoplosus armatus isolate fEnoArm2 chromosome 14, fEnoArm2.hap1, whole genome shotgun sequence includes the following:
- the sdr39u1 gene encoding epimerase family protein SDR39U1 isoform X1, producing MTMRVLIGGGSGFVGRELTRLLRDKGHEVTVISRQPGPGKITWAELESGGLPPCEGAVNLAGENLMNPLRWWNESYKKDLFSSRIDTTKTLAQAIAASSSPPHSWVLVSGVACYKPCLTAQYTEDSEWTPFDLLSKLVKEWEAAALLPENVAKTTKQVVIRPGAVLGRNGGAMKQMLLPFWLGLGGTLGSGRQPFPWIHVSDLAGIIAHALEPPTDTLSPSPQVFNGVAPAVNTNYEFTKELGRVLRRPTIFPVPGFVMNTLMGSERAVVLMQGQKVIPKRTQEAGFQYKYPDLTSALKEIVGS
- the sdr39u1 gene encoding epimerase family protein SDR39U1 isoform X3, whose amino-acid sequence is MTMRVLIGGGSGFVGRELTRLLRDKGHEVTVISRQPGPGKITWAELESGGLPPCEGAVNLAGENLMNPLRWWNESYKKDLFSSRIDTTKTLAQAIAASSSPPHSWVLVSACYKPCLTAQYTEDSEWTPFDLLSKLVKEWEAAALLPENVAKTTKQVVIRPGAVLGRNGGAMKQMLLPFWLGLGGTLGSGRQPFPWIHVSDLAGIIAHALEPPTDTLSPSPQVFNGVAPAVNTNYEFTKELGRVLRRPTIFPVPGFVMNTLMGSERAVVLMQGQKVIPKRTQEAGFQYKYPDLTSALKEIVGS
- the sdr39u1 gene encoding epimerase family protein SDR39U1 isoform X2, yielding MTMRVLIGGGSGFVGRELTRLLRDKGHEVTVISRQPGPGKITWAELESGGLPPCEGAVNLAGENLMNPLRWWNESYKKDLFSSRIDTTKTLAQAIAASSSPPHSWVLVSGVACYKPCLTAQYTEDSEWTPFDLLSKLVKEWEAAALLPENVAKTTKQVVIRPVLGRNGGAMKQMLLPFWLGLGGTLGSGRQPFPWIHVSDLAGIIAHALEPPTDTLSPSPQVFNGVAPAVNTNYEFTKELGRVLRRPTIFPVPGFVMNTLMGSERAVVLMQGQKVIPKRTQEAGFQYKYPDLTSALKEIVGS